Proteins encoded by one window of Phycisphaeraceae bacterium:
- the dnaJ gene encoding molecular chaperone DnaJ yields the protein MPTTRDYYEVLSVERTTDGEEIKRAYRRLAMKYHPDRNPGDAEAEAKFKECAEAYEVLSDPERRARYDQFGHEGLRGAGAAAHDFSRMNVEDIFSMFNDIFGGGGARGGGRRVARGYDLETEVSLSLTDVLNGCEREVEFTRMDVCETCGGDGAKVGTKPKTCETCGGHGKVQQAGLGGMFRMVVACPHCRGRGTVIEEKCGSCRGKGRVPKKRTLNVKIPRGIHHGQAVRVQGEGEPPATEASVNGDGMRGDLHVVVNVKSHELFVREGDHLMMEMPITFTQASLGAEVEVPTLDGSQTFTIPRGTQHGAIFRLEGKGLPDLRNGRRGDQIVVARIEIPKKLTSTQEKLLRDFAATEDHRVMPESHGFWKRMKDLLGGS from the coding sequence ATGCCTACCACGCGTGACTACTACGAAGTTCTCAGCGTCGAACGCACGACGGACGGCGAGGAGATCAAGCGCGCGTATCGGCGTTTGGCGATGAAATATCACCCGGACCGCAATCCGGGCGACGCCGAGGCCGAGGCAAAATTCAAGGAATGTGCCGAAGCGTATGAGGTGCTTTCTGACCCCGAACGCCGAGCGCGGTATGACCAGTTCGGGCACGAGGGGCTTCGCGGAGCGGGCGCGGCGGCGCATGACTTCAGCCGCATGAATGTCGAAGATATCTTCTCGATGTTTAACGACATCTTCGGCGGCGGCGGAGCACGCGGCGGAGGACGGCGAGTCGCTCGTGGATACGACCTGGAAACAGAAGTCTCGCTGAGCCTTACCGACGTACTCAATGGCTGCGAGCGCGAAGTCGAATTCACACGCATGGATGTGTGCGAAACCTGCGGGGGTGATGGTGCAAAGGTTGGCACAAAACCCAAGACGTGCGAGACATGTGGCGGACACGGCAAAGTTCAGCAAGCGGGCCTCGGCGGGATGTTCCGCATGGTTGTAGCGTGTCCGCATTGCCGCGGGCGCGGGACGGTCATTGAGGAAAAATGCGGCTCGTGCCGAGGCAAGGGGCGCGTGCCGAAAAAGCGCACGCTGAACGTCAAGATTCCTCGTGGGATTCATCACGGCCAGGCTGTGCGCGTGCAGGGCGAGGGCGAGCCACCTGCGACTGAAGCGTCGGTCAATGGCGACGGGATGCGTGGCGATCTGCATGTAGTCGTCAATGTCAAGTCACATGAATTGTTCGTGCGCGAGGGCGATCATCTGATGATGGAGATGCCGATCACCTTCACACAGGCTTCGCTCGGGGCCGAGGTGGAGGTGCCGACGCTCGATGGCTCGCAGACGTTTACGATACCGCGTGGTACACAGCACGGAGCGATCTTCCGGCTCGAAGGAAAGGGTTTGCCAGATCTTCGCAATGGTCGGCGGGGAGATCAGATCGTCGTCGCTCGGATAGAGATCCCCAAAAAACTGACTTCGACTCAGGAGAAACTGCTGCGAGACTTCGCAGCAACCGAGGACCATCGTGTGATGCCCGAGAGCCACGGCTTCTGGAAGCGGATGAAGGATCTTCTCGGCGGTTCTTGA
- a CDS encoding nucleotide exchange factor GrpE, with translation MTQDTESDMTSEQDAQRNDLGMVEQVREAVRRGDLEVPTGAEDIVLALRASMAEYDELFGRFQRLAADFANFQRRASTNEREARSQATIGAIRSVIPVMDQFDLALGQDSSKSTAEQIVGGVRMIRDELMRVLAGFGVTAIEPKPNDEFDPAAHEAMLQQASPEVDPGRVVQTFGVGYRMGDRVIRPAKVSVAAVQTSRESGQSEGA, from the coding sequence ATGACCCAAGATACGGAAAGCGACATGACAAGCGAGCAGGACGCACAACGCAATGACTTGGGCATGGTTGAGCAGGTACGAGAGGCCGTGCGCCGAGGTGACCTTGAGGTCCCGACTGGAGCCGAGGATATCGTGCTCGCGCTGCGTGCATCGATGGCCGAGTACGACGAATTGTTTGGGCGGTTTCAAAGGCTTGCAGCAGATTTTGCGAACTTTCAAAGGCGCGCTTCAACGAACGAACGTGAGGCCAGGTCGCAGGCAACCATTGGAGCGATTCGCAGTGTTATTCCAGTGATGGATCAGTTCGACCTGGCACTCGGGCAGGACTCATCGAAGAGCACTGCGGAGCAGATTGTCGGCGGAGTGCGCATGATTCGCGATGAACTGATGCGGGTTCTCGCGGGTTTTGGTGTAACAGCGATCGAGCCAAAACCCAATGACGAGTTTGATCCCGCGGCGCATGAGGCCATGCTCCAGCAAGCATCGCCAGAGGTTGATCCGGGGCGTGTCGTGCAGACCTTTGGAGTCGGATATCGCATGGGTGACCGCGTCATCCGACCGGCGAAAGTATCCGTTGCCGCCGTGCAGACCAGCCGAGAATCCGGCCAATCGGAAGGGGCGTGA
- a CDS encoding zinc ribbon domain-containing protein, with protein MPTYDYKCNSCSHTLEIFQSMSEKAKRKCPKCGKNTLERLIGTGAAVLFKGSGFYQTDYRPESYKKAAAADQGSTSNDASSGSKTSVSGGEASSESKAKGEPVLKPAKEQAKSTKTNKSDKD; from the coding sequence ATGCCGACGTACGATTATAAGTGCAACTCGTGCAGCCACACGCTTGAGATTTTTCAGTCAATGTCAGAGAAGGCAAAACGCAAGTGCCCGAAGTGTGGCAAGAACACACTCGAACGCCTCATCGGGACTGGAGCCGCAGTGCTTTTCAAAGGATCCGGGTTCTATCAGACGGATTATCGTCCGGAGTCATACAAGAAGGCCGCAGCAGCCGATCAGGGTTCGACAAGCAATGATGCTTCTTCGGGCTCGAAGACGAGCGTGTCCGGTGGTGAGGCGTCTTCCGAATCAAAGGCGAAGGGCGAGCCTGTTTTGAAGCCTGCCAAGGAGCAGGCAAAGTCGACCAAAACGAACAAATCTGACAAGGACTAA
- the acpS gene encoding holo-ACP synthase — protein MQPIAHGIDLVEVIRIGSMIESHGETFLKRCFTTDEREYAGDRRRRDEHLAARFAAKEAVLKALGTGLTNGIHWTDIEVRRAPDGAPSLALNGRAADVARGQGIDEWLISLSHTDSHAIASVIALGRIGDATVAEH, from the coding sequence ATGCAGCCAATCGCGCACGGCATCGACCTCGTCGAAGTCATTCGCATCGGCTCTATGATCGAATCGCACGGAGAGACTTTTCTGAAGCGCTGCTTCACGACGGATGAACGGGAGTACGCTGGCGATCGGCGGCGTCGAGATGAACATCTGGCTGCGCGATTTGCAGCCAAGGAGGCCGTACTCAAGGCTCTTGGAACGGGGCTCACCAACGGCATTCACTGGACGGATATCGAAGTCAGACGAGCCCCTGATGGTGCGCCCAGTCTGGCATTGAACGGGCGGGCGGCCGATGTTGCTCGGGGGCAGGGAATCGACGAGTGGCTGATCTCGCTTTCACACACAGACTCGCATGCGATAGCGTCGGTCATCGCACTCGGCAGGATCGGCGATGCTACCGTTGCCGAGCATTGA
- the fsa gene encoding fructose-6-phosphate aldolase, with protein sequence MELYIDTANLDEIRQASDLGVLDGVTTNPSLIAKEGIDYGKRLAEICAIVSGPVSAEVIAVDAEGMIREGRERAKIASNIVVKLPSTIDGLKACKALSSDGIRTNMTLVFQPLQAWMVAKAGAFLVSPFIGRLDDIAHDGMDVIAQIRQIYDNYGYETKLLAASIRHPKHMVDCAIAGADVATVPFSVIRQCMQHPLTDLGLEKFIKDYQKAFG encoded by the coding sequence ATGGAATTGTACATCGACACTGCAAACCTCGATGAGATTCGTCAGGCGAGCGACCTCGGCGTGCTTGATGGCGTCACAACTAACCCGTCGCTGATTGCTAAGGAAGGTATCGACTACGGCAAACGGCTGGCTGAGATCTGCGCGATTGTCTCCGGGCCGGTTTCGGCCGAGGTAATTGCAGTTGATGCCGAAGGCATGATTCGCGAAGGGCGCGAGCGAGCGAAGATCGCGTCGAATATCGTTGTAAAACTGCCGAGTACAATTGACGGGCTCAAAGCGTGCAAAGCCTTGTCGAGTGACGGAATCCGCACCAACATGACGCTGGTCTTCCAGCCTTTGCAAGCGTGGATGGTCGCCAAGGCCGGGGCGTTTCTCGTAAGCCCATTCATCGGTCGCCTGGATGACATCGCGCACGACGGCATGGACGTCATCGCACAAATACGGCAGATTTACGACAACTATGGCTACGAAACAAAACTGCTCGCAGCGTCCATTCGTCATCCCAAGCACATGGTCGATTGTGCGATAGCCGGCGCGGATGTGGCGACAGTGCCGTTCAGTGTCATTCGCCAGTGCATGCAGCACCCGCTGACCGATCTCGGGCTTGAGAAGTTCATCAAGGACTACCAGAAAGCATTTGGTTGA
- the speB gene encoding agmatinase translates to MPAYPRDMPTNHSHFDPSAAAVAGDAVFGLPFTREQASVVLLPIPFDATTSYRPGTSHGPEAIRTASAQVDLYDHRFGRIYERGIWMAPHDATIQAWSREARALAEPLIAKGGAEESDRAVLDAIDAIGLRLRERVHHESLAILAAGQTPGIIGGEHSVSLGAIEACYEHFGNIGLLQIDAHMDFREAFEGFRWSHASILYNVLETQPRVVKVAQVGIRDYCEPERDYAVAAGDRVRTWFWEDIVDALDSGRSLTNLWSEVINSLPERVYVTFDIDGLDPKLCPHTGTPVPGGLSFDQAILLLKALKDSGKHVVGFDLVEVAPGPADAPEWDANVGARMLYKMCALAGRA, encoded by the coding sequence GTGCCCGCCTATCCTCGCGACATGCCGACTAACCATTCGCATTTCGACCCGAGTGCAGCCGCTGTGGCGGGTGACGCCGTGTTTGGGCTCCCATTCACGCGAGAGCAGGCATCCGTCGTGCTCCTGCCAATTCCATTCGACGCTACGACATCGTACCGTCCGGGCACGAGTCACGGTCCCGAAGCCATTCGCACCGCCTCGGCGCAAGTCGATCTTTACGACCACCGCTTCGGCCGCATCTACGAGCGAGGCATCTGGATGGCACCACACGATGCAACGATTCAAGCCTGGTCACGTGAAGCCCGTGCACTGGCTGAACCCCTGATTGCCAAGGGCGGAGCCGAGGAATCAGACCGGGCTGTCCTCGACGCCATCGACGCAATCGGACTTCGGCTTCGCGAGCGTGTTCATCATGAATCGCTTGCCATTCTTGCTGCTGGGCAAACGCCTGGTATCATCGGCGGAGAACACTCGGTCTCGCTCGGAGCCATCGAAGCCTGTTACGAACATTTCGGGAACATCGGCCTTCTTCAGATCGACGCTCACATGGATTTTCGCGAAGCCTTCGAAGGATTTCGCTGGTCCCACGCCTCCATACTTTACAACGTTCTCGAAACCCAGCCGCGAGTGGTGAAAGTCGCACAAGTCGGCATTCGCGACTATTGCGAGCCTGAGCGTGACTATGCCGTCGCTGCGGGCGATCGGGTTCGCACCTGGTTCTGGGAGGATATCGTGGACGCCCTCGACTCGGGTCGCAGCCTGACGAACCTCTGGAGTGAAGTCATCAACTCACTACCCGAACGCGTGTACGTTACCTTTGACATCGATGGCCTCGACCCGAAACTATGCCCGCACACCGGCACGCCGGTCCCTGGCGGGCTCAGTTTCGATCAGGCGATCCTGCTCCTGAAAGCACTCAAGGACTCTGGCAAGCACGTCGTCGGATTCGATCTGGTCGAAGTCGCGCCGGGTCCGGCAGACGCGCCCGAATGGGACGCGAATGTCGGTGCGAGAATGCTCTACAAAATGTGTGCGCTCGCTGGGCGGGCGTGA